The Tenebrio molitor chromosome 2, icTenMoli1.1, whole genome shotgun sequence DNA segment ttttttgttttccttgTCGGCTTTTCTTCGTTTTCTTTTCGTTTGGCCCCAGCTGAAGAGGCAGCTGGAATCGTGCCCTTATCCTCACAATTTCAGCGGGACGGTAGCTATATACCGTCGGGTTTGTCAGGTCGCGAACCTTGGCCCTACGCCAGAAAAATTTCGCTCTTTCctcttttcttctttcttcacgGCCTAGAGTTTATCGGAGTTGAGTAGGTCTTCTGAATGTACCGTTCACTTACCTTTCCCCTTTTTTTAAGACACCAACTCCATAAATTCCCTTCACCTTCTCGTCcctggacatttttttttcctgtccTTCTTTCACGGAACTCTCTTCATCTCCCGAAACACCTGGAGACAGTCTAGATCGACGGTTCTCATCGACGATCGACGGCGTAGGCCTTTTGGTCcctttgttttgatttttctaaCCTATCTCGGTCCCGCCGTTGCGCGTCAAAAATTCGAAGCACGCACGCACCTGTCGGTTCTCGATGTTCCTTCTGTCGACAGCTGTTAAGGTCTGTTTTCCTTCACCGAGACTGGTTAGACTTTTTTGGGCAAGGCGATAAGTTCGCGTTTCGATGCCACTCTTCCTCTTTCGCAAAAGTACCGTGACTGGGTGAACTTCGTGTCAGCGTTTTTTTGTGGATCGCACCGATTTTCGGGATTTTCACGAAGTCTCCTGTGCCCGTCAGAAGAGTTGCGTGGTTCTCCGTTTCTGGCTGGATAGCGTACGTTTTGGAACCCCAACTCTGTCGGAATTTCCGGATCTTGGGAGTCACggactttttttggcttttcgtcccccaaaaaaaaaagacctcACGCCGACTGAGTAAGTCACAGTTTTCCCGTCGTACGTTAACTTAATGGCGCTCTCTTCTTTCTATGAAAGGGTCTTTTAAGCGGATCTCTTACGAGGACCTTTTGCCGGACCCGTTCCAGCGGATCCGTCGAGTTTCCTGTTTTTCTGGCCTTCTTTTTTTCATCTCCACCGGAGTCAGCAGCGGCCTCAACGGCAGCAGGACCGCCGAGCGGCGAACCCCACAGGACGCCGAAGGACGACGCAGGAGGCTCAGGTCACAGGTCAGATCGTTCACGACTATCATATCGCACCTACAGGAACAGAGCCTCCATTTTGCTCGTGCCGGGTATCTCCTCTCTCGAGGCCGCAGCCGTTTTTCGGCAAGGAGATAACGtctcttcttttgttttactGTCTCTCTCTCTTGTGTCGCGTGTTTTATCTTGTGTGTGTGTGTAATTTGGaattcaaacttttttttgacaatattaTTTGTAAATCCGACGCCGGTAACTTAGAGTTGCGTTTTAATTCGATACCGTTTGTTTTGCGGTCGCACCGAGCTTGTACAAGTATCGTCGGCGGCTCGCGGGAATTTCATctttagttttaatttattttgtgcgTTACCGGTCAGGACCGttccttgaattttttttgtttgctgcAATCGAACATCgaacagtaattttttttttttttttaccaacaaTCAATTgtacacattatttttttttaatgttcacttattgtaaatatttattgtaccAGAGGatctaatttgattaaatttgttaacTGGGACACGTGTGTTTCTTTTCGGGTATCGGCCCCGGAGTATCGTCGGATCCGGATACTCCCGAAGCATCAGTGCCGGAGGATCCTGGCGCCCTTATCTTCTTGTCTTTCGGGTCTGGCTAATTCGTTCGCTTACCCCGCCCAAGACTGAGCTACCGGCAACAATTGCCAACCGCCGAcccaaattagaaaaataccGTGGCAATATCTTGGAAAGAAGCTAATGTtataaactgtttaaaaatatCCTGCAATTCACTAatgaattgttgaaatttGTCTGGTTGCTGATCTTGCATTGCAAAGGAAATAGCATGGAATTTACCATATTCCTCCACAACCATATTTATATGTTTTCTCGTCAACGGATTCTTCTTATTCCACAAAGAATAACcaaaaatcttcaaattttcaaaaattaaaacttccGTATTTTCGTCCATAAATTTGCCATAATATTTTGGAACACTATCAAAGGGATTCTCAATTCCGTGTTTGCGTTGAAACTGAGTAAAAGCTGGGAACACTTTATCGTACACGTAGATTTCATTAGTAAAAGCTTCTTTGATTGGCATTGATTTTCTGAAGGCTTCACTTCGTTTGCTGCATTTTAACACTAGATTGTATTCCTTTGAACAATGAGCAATAGTACTGGTCAAACGTACGAAAACTATATCTCCAGCGTATCCATCGCCTTTACCTGTGCTTCCCAATATATCTACGGAAAAATCATCCGAGATTTTCTTCcgttaaaacacattttaaccaaaaacGAATTTCACTCTCGTTCCCAATCATTGCTTTCGGTATCGCCTGCCCTAGAAGTACGTAAATTTGATcgtaatttgttgttgtttagtaCGCTGCAACTGGCGCGATATTACGCAACGTTACGGATACTAAACTGTGTGAGATACGTCGTCTAATTTTAAGTAACAAGTATCAAAGCGCATGCGCTGACTACTTAAAGCTAGTCATGACTGAATATCGCTTCACCATATTCGTACGTATTTAGACCCACATTGATAGTGGTGGCCCCCCTtgtgcaaaaattaattttgcttcattatttacttttgctTGTAATATTTACTTATAACGCAATCTCGAAGAACCTGagttaaaaaactttttttacaatttttatttagctTTTCCtcgcaaaaatatttgtcgaaGGGGAAgtactaatttttttgaaaaactctTTTATCTGCAAGCGGTCGAAcatcgcgcctttgtgtaaCTCTATAGAAACGTTTGAAATGGATTTTTTTGTAACTGGACTTcaacacttcaaatcctaggagttgaaataTCCACAGGCGAAgcggctcgaccgagtcaaCTGTAAGGTTgctctaaaaaagcgaaataatgaaattattacacaatatttaaccgatgcaactgtggtgtaacacgagtcTCCTAGGTGCATAGATGATACATGTTAGATTTTAGTAAACTTTACTAATGcacgttcaaataaaatcctgggctgagtaggcgttgaaaaaattaaaccgtttagaacaatgtaaagtttgaattttccgccgtttgacacgaatgatatttgtttatgtttaaacgGCACATGTTTGTATTCAATAAAGGGTGcctttagatatttgcttcgagaataggaatcgttacgttattctattttttttaaattgcaaaatattgcaaagaaagaaaaaaaaacagaaaaattgtttggCTCTAAATCTTAAGTTAGCCGTCAACATGCTtgaaaaaagcacaacaattgacggtttgcaacgccttcccagcccagaattttatttgaacgctcGATATTATTGAACCTTCAAGTACTAACAATATTGCAAGAGAAGTAGGAATTactggtgccttaaaatttgaacattattaagttgaaaattgtcattttactttaattgcaacaaaagaaaataaatgagttcaggtccgatttttttttgttatccgcttgaaaataaatagttaactaggcaaaaatgaatagggaattccacaatctttcttggaaagcaaaataattgccccaatcctcccacgtattcttaaacactagataaatttaaaatgttacaggtacttgaaacattacatttaggcccggtttattcaccttcaagtaactttattggaacggtaattaccatggatctaccaatagcaaattctaaatcatagcaactactggtcagataaatttacttgaaggtgaataaaccgggccttaatgtgtatgtacacttgctttcaaaactttcgcgtacacattcaaaatcaagtaacgacgattttgcaaaatttaagcagTGTAAACGAGTAATTTTGAACTTAGGTTAAagatgacatttaaaaaattatgatctATCTTCTACTCACGATTCCTTCTTGTTCCCACCCACCTATTCTTTACTTATTAGTTTTGTagcacgacctgctgtataataaccggcctgttcatttcattaaaaaagcattgcgaaaatgtttccgagaaagagccaattttcgccgatgagggcgccacagtacgggcgcttctaaagaataaaaaatcggaaaaatatgtttagacacgattttagagttaagattgagtacagtaagttcatattttctttctaaaacaatactgaacacaattgtatttttgtgtttttgattttaatttcgaatgtcatttgaactctcggtgacaaagacttaagatgaatataatccccaaaaagcgcccgtacactagcgctctgcggggatcactcaaattacacttttgaacgggccggttataatacagcaggtcgtgagTTGTAGAACAGTGCTTTTATTTAGCCCATTATGAGTAGCAACACTTCTTATGGACCACTCCTCTTCTAATTTAGAAAGCATCAAAACTTTGCCTTGCTCTGTCAGTCGAGccattttgacttttcaaaagagttgattaattacaaCCCTGATTTaatacagcaaaaaataggtgtacgggaaagttttgaaagcaagtgtacatatttatatttctaacacatttcattacaaattttaaactgtatttctaaaaaattcaaacatgaaaaaatttcctactcatttttgcctagtttatataCTAATATCATTCAGAgcagaaggtctttttgtaaTTCGCCCAGTTAGCGAcaaaaagagttacttctgatgataattaattacataatctactattattcACAAGGGCaacgatatttttttatacaatttgcaattttattttttgtagtgaCGCCCATATTAAGATAAACCTGGTGGCCGCTTGTCATGGCAGACTCTGATCTAAacggaaaaaatacaaatttaccATCTAAACACAGATTTGTTCATCTATGACCTAAACATATGgtgataataattaaactcTTAATAGAATACTCTGatttttgtcaaaacaaaacataGATATTATAGTACAATCAGTTTCTTTTTCAAGGTTTAGcttttgaaaccttaggcccttggagcaaagaagccatcgatttcattaatgtcatcggaaaccgactcaTTTTCAGAATCAggcaatttaaaatcaaagaaattccttttcgagaggatttcccttgctattcaacgtggaaacgctacaagcattcggggcacttttccagatgttatgtacttaagttgattaattacatttatctttgtttcttttttaaagttaaatatttttaatacgaaatacaatacaatacaataatcaaattaatacTCGTATATTCTTGTATCTATTAATAGCAGGTACTTCTGTTTCTGTCTGTCTGTCTGCATATACATGATTAGACACAATAAACATTATATAAGACCATTTTCTACTACATACTTTACTACATGCCTTGCTCTATTCTTATAACTGGCTTTGTCTTTAACATCATATGAAAATGCTGTACTGACATTTCCCCCATTTTCGGTTGCTTTGGTGAAATCAATCACTTCTTCTGATTCCGTTGCAGAAACTTTGAACACTATACTGCTCAGTGCAGCACCGAATCTACTGTATTTCTTCCAGTCTTGTAAAAACGTGTCCATCGGATATAACAAATTAGAATCGGCACCCATTCTACTTAAATGCGACGTTAAAGATTTATGGTAGAGTCGCAAAATCTCATCTAAATCTTCTATGTCTTCTTTGGATATACAAGCGAATAAAAAGTATGACAGATCGATAATCGGTGAAGAATGGTTTGATGTTTGCCAGTCCAAAATTGCTACTTCTACTGGCAGGATTTGGTTGTCAGCCTAAAAAATTGGTACTTAggaacaaatttcaaatataaATGGTAAACTCACAGCGTACTTAAACATGTAATTGTTATTCCAACAGTCTCCATGGACGATTACTTTTTTCACGTCTGGTTCTTTGCACATATCATAGAAAATATAATCTATTTGGCTTTTAAAGTTTTTCCATGTGATCAAAACACTATCATCGAGGTCACCTTTCAACAAGTCGTATACCTCGTCTATACATTTCATAAGCAGACCGTCTAAACCAGTTGATttcataaacattttaaaaacttcCTGCAATCCACTACTTAATTCTTCGAATTTCTCTGGGTGCTGGTCTTGCATCGCAAAGGAAATCGCATGGAATTTACTATATTCCTCGACAACCATATTTATATGTTTTCTAGTTAATGGATTCTTCTTGTTCCACAAGGAATAGCCAGCATTCTTAACATCATCAAAAACTAGAACCTCTATATTTTCGTTCATAAATTTACCGTAATATTTTGGAACATTGTCAAAAGGActctcaattttatttttgcgttGAAACTGGGTAAAAACAGGGAACACTGTGTCGTATACGTAGATTTCATTAGTATAAGATTCTTTGACTGGAGTTGTTTCTCTCAAAGTTTTATTTCGTTGGCTGCATTTTAACACAAGATGGTATTCCTTTGAAGAATGAACACTATTCAGACTAACAAAAACTATATCTCCAGAGTGTCCCTCACCTTTTGCAGCGTTTCCCAATATATTCACGGAAAAATCATCAAGGTTTTCTtcggttaaaatattttttaaccagAAACGAATTTCACTCTCGTTTCCAGTCATTGCTCTTTATGCACTCTAGAAGTACCTACACAAATGTTACAGATACAAAGCTGTGTGACACACACGCCGTCTCGTGTAGCACTGTGGCTCTCAATGTATCAAGTGATATTTATACAACAACGAAGAtaatatactcgtataatTTATGACGTAATTGGAAATCTAATGAACTCATATTGTAATCGGTAAATCTTTTATGGACAACATTTACCTCGAATGTAATGTAatagtaaaaaacaaatatagaATATAGAAATTGGTTCATTAGACCCTGTTAGACACTTCCATTGGAAAATACTTCAGAGTCAGCGTGTATCGGTAACATTGCGTAACCTTGCGGCAGCCAGCGtgtttataaagaaattttaaaaattgttaagaaTATTGAAAATTACCTTTTGTACCTTAATTCGATTTCGTATCGTGCTGTTTGTGTAGagtataacattttttacaaaaaaagtttcgaATGATTATTTTATAACTATGGCTCCTTTATTATACATATAATGTAATTAGAGCCGGCCAGATGTGAATACTCCAaattcgaaaataatttttgaaataaataaatcttctCTACTTCTTCCTCAAAATAAATACTTTCCTCCATAATACTTTTTGGTAGAGatctttaaacaaaatttttaacctgTTTGGACAAAgtcttatttaatttttttacaggtGCATTACTTACATCTataatctgaaaataaaaaattatttttcttctgaGAAATTAATCACGAAATTGGCTATGACTATGATTAAATGGGTAAAGAGATGGTACTTTATGGTTTTTATATTTCCTATGAACAGTAACAGTTCTAACCATCATTTAGAgcacaaaatatctacataCTATTAAATAAAGAAACTTTCCTTTTgcgataaataaaataaataagaaataaaattggcaTTAAAAATAACTTTCTAGTGTGGAGATAATATGTGaaatttttctgaattttatTAAGATGTATTAACATGATAACAATAGCCTTTGATGACTGTTCAAAATTAGATGGATAAGAGGTTATTCATCTAATGGTAAGatacttaaaaattaatagcaATTCTTATCTAATCAcgagtaaaaatattttctcaacaatgcaacacaaaattgaaattccaCACTTTTAGAAATAGCAAAACACAATGTTATCTATTTATCAAAtccttttaatttaaaaaccatTCAGATCAATTCAATTGAAAGAATTTTATATTCGAACAATTACATAATTGTCCAAATATGAAATtctttgaatttatttaatcgaTTTTAATGGTTTTTAGAACAATTACACAATTGTCCAAATACgaatttctttgaatttaattttaatcggTGTGtatcgttttttaaattagcaattttgatGGTTTATCATTTTATAATAGATACCTGTCGTTTAATCAAATCGTCATCACTATCCTCTAAGATTATTTATCCACCCAATAGAAACTGATCTGTACTAGACCCCACTATAATCAATGATGATAACTGATAATTAAAGACCGGATTTATAtgcatttgcatatttttttgctaaacGTCTTCGGATTACTTTGCAGTTTTCTTGGCGTTTCAGataattctaaataaaatgacaCCATTCTTATTATGCATATTATTGCATATTTAGCAATAAAagcatattttacaataaatgcatatttttttgcattttacgGACCCAAGGAAACGCACATCTGGTCTAGCCGCTTCAAGGAAATGCCGCTTTTGATGTGGAAGTTGCAAAAATGTGCCGATACTGCCGACATAGACAGCATAGTAGCACCTGCTACTGTGCTGCCGACAAAAGACAAAAGTcggcaataaaataatataatttatttattggcaTGCACtctaaataatataatatgaCTGTTTCTCTCATAATCACAGCGTCTTTCGTATGTTCAACAGCTTACTGGAGATATATTTCTGTTAGATAAGATTTTAGTTTCCAGTGTTGATTTTAGTTTGGTGTTGTTATTTTCAATATGCCTAAAGTGAAAGCGTGCAGAAGTGAACAAATCCGTGGATGGATATCAAAATCGGAACATCTTACTACTGACGGGAAagtcattttttgtcaaatatgtTCCAAACACGTAAGTTAAATGAATAATTCGATGTCTGTTACAAAATTAGATTAGGTGTTAAAttcttatttaaatatttattttcaaatgaaaggTATCAagcgaaaaaaaatatttagtcgACCAACACCTAAAcacaaatttacataaaaaaatgcaaaaaaacagAAGATGCCTTTAAGACAATTATTTTTGGGCCAAACTCAAGTAGTACAAAATGATTTTACTTTTGATATGTGTGAAGCATTTTTGGCAGCAAATATACCGTGGACGAAAATAGAAAATCCCAAATTTAATtcgtttttggaaaaatattgcaaacgcaaaattccaaacaaatcctccttacgtaaaaattatttaaataaatgctaTGATTCGATAAGTTTCATAAAGTTGAAGCAGTaccattatttaaattttccattcTTATACACAGCAAATACAGAAGATTCGGGACAATATTGGTATAAGTGACATTTGGAtttcagttgacgaaacaacTGATGTAAGGGGAAATGCTGTAGcaaattgtattgttgggGCACTTAGAGCAAGTGAATTTTGCAAACCGTATCTACTTACATCAAAAGTTTTAGAGAGAACGAATTCTAACACGGTAGCAAGATTTGTTAATGATTCGCTGCGTGAgttaacttatttatttattgtatgcatttttctttcagttttgaataaaagcTTAGTCACAACCGCTTAAAACGTATTCATATTAAGAAAAGTTAAAACATAGGTACGATTTCAATGTCTACCCGCTAATTCAGTTAACTGGAGTACGTTAAAGTGGTTGTGATTGCGACGGaccttttaaaaatattgttttattcaGGAGTGCTATGGCCTACGGGAAGTAATgaagaaaaagttaaaattttatacacGGATGGAGTCGCCTACATGTTAAAAGCcggcaaaaatttgaaagtgttttatccAGCTATGCTGCACGTTACTTGCCTTGCACATGGGTTAAATTTAGTCGCAGAATTGGTGAGGAATTAATATCCCATGGTAAATAAATTGATATCAAACACCAAAAAGGTATTTTTAAAAGCGCCACTTCGAAGAGAAGTGTACACAGAAAAGTGTCCGAATCTTAAACTACCACCAGAACCAGTTCTAACTCGTTGGGGCACTTGGCTCGAAGCAGCAGTTTTTTACCAAGAAAACTTCACAGCCATAAAAGATGTAAGTACGTATGTTATAccttatataaaaataaaaaaaactttcattttagGTTGTTGATAGTTTTAACAGTTCGGACTCAGTAGCAATACAAGAATCACAGCATGCATTTAATAACGCCAGGATACAAAACGAATTAGCGTACATTGCCACTCACTTCAAAATTCTAGTTCAGACAATTAAAGCACTGAAATCAACAGGAGAAACCATCGTCAAGAATATGGAAAGAATAGCGACCATCCGAGATTCTTTTAAAATGGCACCAGGTGTAGTTTGTAAAAAGGCATATACCAAACTTGAAGCTGTTTTAACCAAAAATCCGGGATTTTCCGTTTTATACGAGATATCTCAAGTGCTGAATGGCTTTGGTTCCACTGACTGCACCATAGCAGTAGAAAAGATCCCACAGTTTGAATACGCACCGGTAACATCTTGCGATGTCGAACGATCGTTTtcaagatataaaaatattttgtctgacagaagacaaaattttactccagaaaatttagaaaagtacCTTGTTTGTCATTTTAATAGTAATTAAAGCAACATTGTATTataattgtattattttttaattcatataaattttaaattaaaaaaaacgtgcctctttcgattttttaaagcatatttagGTGCATATTTTGTAATCTCGGAAGCATATCTTGCATGCATATTTCGACTTTTTTAGTGCATATAAATCCGGCCCTTACTgataatgaataaaattatcattttaaaGCTACTTAAGTGAATTCGTTGGTAACATTGGTTAGTGGTGTGATCGTTTCAAAAGCTATGGCGTCTCCTAACAGTGATATTAAGAGTGAAATAAAGTCGTGGCTGAAAGTAGCtttaagaaaagaaaatttaacagATATTGTCGTCAATGAGATAGGAACTTCAGAAAAAGGTGAGGGATATATGGGAGACATTATCTTTGCATCTGTATCTGGAAAAACTGAAGACCAATCAACAAGAGAATACGACTTGgttttaaaatgcagcaaaCAAAGTCAAGCTCTACGAGAAAATCCTCAAATGATCCTAATATATTTGAACGAGATTTTTATGTACAATCATGTATTTCCCACTTTCCTCAAATTTCAAGAGGATAAGGGAATCAAGGACCCTTTTAATAGTGTACCCAAATGCTACGGAACTTTCAAGGGAGAAAACATAGAAGTTATCGTTCttgaaaatttgaagaaaagCGGATATGAATTGTGGCCGAAGACGAAACCACTAGAAAGAAAACATATTGACTTCGTAATAAAACAGTATGGGAAATTCCATGCAGTTTCAGTTGCAATGAAAGAACAACAACCAGACAAATTTGAAGAAATAGTCGAAAAGGTAGAAGAAAATATGAAAGGCATGGCGGCTGGTCCGTTGGTCAATCTTTTCAGAGGATGTATAGATGAGACTAGTGAGCTCTTAAAAAATGAACTCGATGAAAAGATTGTCTCAAAATGGAGAAGCTTCAAagatcaaattgaaactgtagTTGGTACCACATACGTGGAAGcatttaaagtaataattcaTGGTGACTGttggaataataattttatgcacAAATTTGAAGTAAGTAATGTATTAAATATGTGCTGTTcagctattttttaaatcgttttgtttattttgtttttagaatGAAAGCACTAAGGCACCTTTGAAAGTTGCTATGTTAGACTGGCAAGTATCTCGTTATGCGTCACCGATAAGTGATCTCTCATATTTCTTGTTTGCCTGCATATCCAAAGAGGATATTGAAAACTTGGATGacattttaagtacttaccaCTCCACTTTTACTAATTACTTACGTGATTTAGGAGTAGAAGATCCGAATGTTTTATACCCCTTCCATCAGTTTTTAGATGATTGGAAACTTTACTGTAAATTTGGTATCCTGATGAGTAGTTTACTAATGAAAGTATGTTCCACTGAAAAAGATGAAGTTGTTGATATAACCGAATCTGCTGAGAGTGGCAAAGATTTCAGCCACACATTTGCAGGTGGGATTAGGAATACAGAACTTTACAAAAATAGAATGCGTCATATTGTTGAATATGTTGTCAAGTATgacttaatttaattatggTGTTGTTCTTGTAGttattttagaataaataaattaaactcaGTCTGCTCTAAACAAATCAGCAGCATGAGTACTATACGACTGCTTCTAAATACGATGCTACTTTCGGTGTTGAAATCGCATTCGTCAGAATTCTAAGTGTGTAGGTACTCCtaatagtaatttacgttataagtccggtaggTTACTTGTAACAGTACGAGTTAGACATTATGAACGAGGCGACGTTAGGAGCCGAGTCAAGAATGTCTAAACGAGTACCTGTTACAAGTACTACCGGATGTATATCGTaacgtattttatttcatactggaagtctcttgtgcatcatcattttatttcaaaaattaaaaaattacattatattgtgaaaatagcatcaccttttttcctgtggcaacggccgttgctattgtttttttagatcgaatattttttgactttttcacttttccatgtcagatttgatgtataaaaggaaaacagtccggtaggtgttgctaagtgacactttccggctctgatactgttataactcatctaccggactcaaattgatgatgtAATCGAgcatctaccggacagtatgaaataaatattttttttcaattttttttatatagttctaaatacaaaatatggcTTGTTCCGGTATAAagcagctatatctaaaagaaaaaattatttacaacattccatatacagtgagttttttttaagactggccatagagTTTTACAGTGtgtttcttttggttttccttttttgtcaattgtatttgactatttctcaaaactatttcctatctctatgtcaaagtgacgtaaatatgaaagttttgagaaatagtgaaatacaattgacaaaagaagaaaaccaaaagaaaaacaatgtacagttaatttcaaaattatcgagtacacctcaaaaatcaagaagtcgatttattacagatttttccacatgtaaagatcgctttttgaaa contains these protein-coding regions:
- the LOC138124877 gene encoding uncharacterized protein; its protein translation is MASPNSDIKSEIKSWLKVALRKENLTDIVVNEIGTSEKGEGYMGDIIFASVSGKTEDQSTREYDLVLKCSKQSQALRENPQMILIYLNEIFMYNHVFPTFLKFQEDKGIKDPFNSVPKCYGTFKGENIEVIVLENLKKSGYELWPKTKPLERKHIDFVIKQYGKFHAVSVAMKEQQPDKFEEIVEKVEENMKGMAAGPLVNLFRGCIDETSELLKNELDEKIVSKWRSFKDQIETVVGTTYVEAFKVIIHGDCWNNNFMHKFENESTKAPLKVAMLDWQVSRYASPISDLSYFLFACISKEDIENLDDILSTYHSTFTNYLRDLGVEDPNVLYPFHQFLDDWKLYCKFGILMSSLLMKVCSTEKDEVVDITESAESGKDFSHTFAGGIRNTELYKNRMRHIVEYVVKYDLI